Proteins co-encoded in one Rhodococcus sp. PAMC28707 genomic window:
- a CDS encoding sugar ABC transporter permease has product MSTTTERVLPTAGRRSFFGRPWSDYALFLILLGPNLVLLVVFTYRPLIENFQFSFYDWNLSSPTSTFIGLDNYREWFSRDDTWTIVGNTVVFTIAAVVGSLVLGLALAMLLDRQLRGRNFVRSAIFAPFVISGAAIGIAFQFVFDPNFGLAQDLVHRVGLTSPDFYQDPHWALFMVTVTYLWKNLGYAFVIYLAALQGVRKELMEAAEIDRADRWTTFRKVLLPQLRPTTFFLSITVLLNSLQVFDIINVMTRGGPLGNGTTTMVFQVYEETFRNFRAGYGATVATIMFLVLLIITLLQVRVMDRDDQR; this is encoded by the coding sequence GTGAGTACAACGACCGAACGAGTGCTGCCCACGGCAGGCCGGAGATCATTCTTCGGTCGGCCGTGGAGCGACTACGCACTGTTCCTGATTCTGTTGGGGCCCAATCTCGTTCTGCTGGTCGTGTTCACCTACCGACCTTTGATCGAGAACTTCCAATTCTCCTTCTACGACTGGAATCTTTCCTCGCCGACGTCCACCTTCATCGGCTTGGACAACTATCGCGAGTGGTTCTCCCGTGACGACACCTGGACCATCGTCGGTAATACCGTGGTGTTCACCATCGCGGCAGTGGTCGGCAGCCTGGTGCTCGGTCTTGCGCTGGCGATGCTGCTCGATCGGCAGCTCCGCGGCCGCAACTTCGTTCGGTCCGCGATCTTCGCACCTTTCGTCATTTCGGGTGCTGCGATCGGAATTGCCTTCCAGTTCGTGTTCGATCCGAACTTCGGTCTCGCGCAGGACCTTGTGCACCGAGTCGGGCTGACCTCCCCGGACTTCTATCAGGACCCGCACTGGGCGTTGTTCATGGTGACGGTGACATATCTGTGGAAGAACCTCGGCTATGCCTTCGTCATCTACCTCGCTGCGCTGCAGGGCGTCCGCAAGGAACTCATGGAGGCGGCAGAGATCGACCGCGCCGATAGGTGGACCACCTTCCGTAAAGTTCTTCTCCCACAACTGCGTCCGACGACCTTCTTTCTTTCGATCACAGTCCTGCTCAATTCGTTGCAGGTCTTCGACATCATCAACGTCATGACGCGCGGAGGGCCGCTCGGCAACGGCACGACGACAATGGTGTTCCAGGTCTACGAAGAGACTTTCCGCAACTTCCGTGCCGGATACGGCGCAACGGTGGCGACGATCATGTTTCTCGTCCTGTTGATCATCACCCTCCTGCAGGTTCGAGTCATGGATCGAGACGATCAGCGATGA
- a CDS encoding L,D-transpeptidase: protein MDRTVMEFASRTSRRLAVRLSLATVTAAVGMSALIAPAQAAPLWPGGPEAPALPSFPGSSDPAAPVPQPQIPRLAPANFSDPSISPSGGEVVGIAQPIAIRFNEAIGDRGAAERAIHITTSPAVDGHFYWINDSQVRWLPNEFYPAHTQVTVEAAGSRTDFSTGDSVITTADDATHTMTITRNGEVVKTMPTSMGKAGHETPNGTYLVGEKFRDMYMDSSTYGVPVDSPDGYRTYVEYATRISYSGIFVHAAPWSVDSQGYEDVSHGCLNVSTEDGRWFFENSQKGDPVVVVNSGGGTLSGSDGLGDWNR from the coding sequence ATGGACCGAACAGTTATGGAATTCGCATCTAGGACATCGCGCCGATTGGCAGTCCGGCTGTCTCTGGCGACCGTGACGGCTGCAGTGGGTATGAGTGCGCTGATCGCGCCGGCTCAGGCCGCTCCACTGTGGCCCGGCGGTCCAGAGGCGCCCGCCCTCCCCTCATTCCCGGGCTCTTCGGACCCAGCCGCGCCGGTGCCTCAGCCGCAGATCCCGCGCCTGGCACCCGCGAACTTCTCCGATCCGTCGATCAGCCCGTCCGGCGGTGAGGTGGTCGGCATTGCGCAGCCGATTGCCATCCGTTTCAACGAGGCGATCGGCGATCGCGGTGCAGCCGAACGCGCAATTCACATCACGACCTCACCTGCTGTCGACGGCCACTTCTACTGGATCAACGACAGCCAGGTCCGGTGGCTACCCAACGAGTTCTATCCGGCACATACTCAGGTCACCGTCGAAGCAGCCGGTTCGCGCACCGACTTCTCTACCGGCGACTCCGTCATCACCACCGCGGACGACGCGACCCACACCATGACGATCACGCGCAACGGTGAGGTCGTCAAGACGATGCCGACCTCGATGGGCAAGGCTGGGCACGAGACGCCCAACGGCACCTACCTCGTCGGCGAGAAGTTCCGCGACATGTACATGGATTCGTCCACCTACGGCGTACCGGTCGATTCGCCCGACGGGTACCGCACCTACGTCGAGTACGCGACGCGCATCTCCTACAGCGGCATCTTCGTGCACGCCGCGCCGTGGTCGGTCGACTCGCAGGGCTACGAGGATGTCAGCCACGGCTGCCTCAACGTCAGCACCGAGGATGGACGATGGTTCTTCGAGAACTCGCAGAAGGGTGATCCCGTCGTCGTCGTCAACAGTGGCGGTGGCACTTTGAGCGGCTCCGACGGCTTGGGCGACTGGAACCGCTAG
- a CDS encoding HdeD family acid-resistance protein, translating to MSTQFSTNEEAFLQIGKDLWWAVLIRGIVAIVFGIVALAWPDVTVWALVVVFGAYAIVDGVSAIVRASRARKVESGWVWWMLGGFVSLGAGIVAFVWPNITALAVVFVIGIWAILGGILEIAGSLRLRRLDGATHWVALMIAGVLELLFGLILVFFPGSGILGIVWLVGVFALLFGIAFVVSAFQLRSMAKKAGMI from the coding sequence ATGTCGACACAGTTCAGCACCAACGAAGAGGCATTTCTCCAGATCGGCAAGGACCTCTGGTGGGCCGTTCTGATACGCGGAATCGTGGCGATCGTCTTCGGCATCGTCGCCCTGGCCTGGCCGGATGTCACGGTGTGGGCTCTGGTCGTCGTTTTCGGCGCGTACGCGATCGTCGACGGGGTCTCGGCCATCGTCCGGGCATCTCGGGCGAGGAAGGTCGAATCGGGTTGGGTGTGGTGGATGCTCGGCGGATTCGTCTCGCTCGGTGCCGGAATTGTCGCGTTCGTATGGCCGAATATAACGGCACTCGCTGTCGTCTTCGTCATAGGAATCTGGGCGATTCTGGGGGGAATCCTGGAAATAGCAGGATCTCTACGACTACGCCGACTCGACGGCGCAACGCATTGGGTAGCGCTCATGATCGCGGGTGTTCTCGAACTCCTCTTCGGTCTGATTCTGGTGTTCTTCCCTGGTAGCGGCATCCTGGGCATCGTCTGGCTGGTCGGGGTGTTCGCGTTGCTCTTCGGCATCGCATTCGTCGTCTCGGCATTTCAGTTGCGATCGATGGCAAAGAAAGCTGGGATGATCTGA
- a CDS encoding DUF6764 family protein, whose product MALLAGPVSIGISVSLLTAGTAHGAELSCGGQPPVENVLVDGTSACGVRTDATSNAFAHALDAVAFARADVGGSAVGLAQGGAVAAAETASGQVGALAFGHNAVSIVSPDPGAVAVALSLAPGQTFVGTASEGVRCDAGAGLALNLTTGQNCLSDGATTWRSGVASPR is encoded by the coding sequence ATGGCGCTGTTAGCGGGCCCTGTGTCGATCGGGATTTCGGTGTCGTTGCTGACTGCCGGAACGGCGCACGGAGCCGAGCTGTCCTGCGGTGGGCAGCCCCCGGTGGAAAATGTGCTCGTCGACGGGACGAGTGCGTGCGGCGTTCGGACCGACGCCACGAGCAACGCGTTCGCCCATGCACTCGATGCAGTCGCGTTCGCTCGCGCCGACGTCGGCGGCAGCGCGGTCGGTCTGGCCCAAGGCGGTGCCGTCGCCGCTGCCGAAACAGCGTCTGGCCAGGTCGGCGCACTCGCATTCGGCCACAATGCGGTGTCGATCGTCTCGCCCGATCCCGGCGCAGTCGCGGTAGCTCTCTCGCTGGCCCCCGGCCAGACGTTCGTCGGAACTGCTTCGGAAGGCGTGCGATGTGACGCAGGGGCCGGGCTCGCATTGAACCTCACTACCGGACAGAATTGCCTTTCCGACGGCGCCACCACCTGGAGATCTGGCGTCGCTTCACCTCGGTGA
- a CDS encoding glycosyltransferase → MKNCSTHIRQIVVVVPVHNEEDLLQQALSSLARSRASVEDVEVRTIVVLDACSDNSAKIAAEWAARTDESSVISVDFRNVGSARAAGFRAAEGHAELSGTNLHETWYATTDADSTCRPDWLASHLRHAQRGAQAVAGTVRVDLDSAPAGLERAYRAGYRNQLGHRHVHGANLALRADVYRAVGGFRSLPTGEDVDLIHRVEGSSIPVLYACDSPVSTSNRRDGRAPEGFAGHLRNLEAAMTQ, encoded by the coding sequence GTGAAAAACTGTTCGACTCATATTCGGCAGATCGTCGTCGTTGTGCCGGTTCACAACGAGGAGGATCTGTTGCAGCAGGCGTTGTCCTCCCTCGCCCGCTCCCGCGCATCCGTCGAAGATGTGGAAGTACGCACCATCGTGGTACTCGACGCGTGCTCCGACAACTCCGCGAAGATCGCTGCGGAATGGGCAGCACGTACCGACGAGAGCTCGGTGATTTCGGTCGACTTCCGCAATGTCGGGTCCGCTCGCGCGGCAGGCTTTCGAGCGGCCGAAGGACACGCTGAGCTGAGCGGAACGAATCTGCACGAAACCTGGTACGCGACGACCGACGCCGACAGCACGTGCCGTCCCGACTGGCTGGCCTCGCACCTACGGCATGCGCAGCGCGGTGCCCAGGCTGTCGCCGGCACGGTGCGCGTCGATCTCGACTCCGCGCCGGCCGGCCTCGAACGTGCCTACCGAGCGGGTTACCGCAACCAACTCGGGCACCGCCACGTGCATGGCGCCAATCTCGCTCTCCGTGCAGACGTCTATCGAGCCGTCGGCGGGTTCCGTTCGTTGCCGACCGGGGAGGACGTGGATCTGATTCACCGTGTGGAGGGCAGCTCGATCCCCGTGCTGTACGCATGCGATTCCCCGGTGTCGACGTCGAATCGGCGTGACGGCCGTGCACCCGAGGGGTTTGCCGGGCACCTGCGCAACCTCGAAGCGGCGATGACGCAATGA